The following coding sequences lie in one Panicum virgatum strain AP13 chromosome 6N, P.virgatum_v5, whole genome shotgun sequence genomic window:
- the LOC120678062 gene encoding uncharacterized protein LOC120678062 produces MEVLPELSLVERRRAKDRERWSKRYLNMTDDQKAKKNANKRSTRTISYSDIMANVAANEERIEGTSVTPYGTGTSVVEDEITPEELKRDYDRRRYLEMTDLAKHEKILKANECQKQKNIPNQGEHIDTPVAGTLQSALTQQQSGRITRARTRNIDREDQFDFGLWEPDDPMHGVEEHDLDVQNPVDYGPANIEDDEARVFHHHDFEYEYVVDADIGYRCSDSYDAVYKNLPKKHHVLKKAKNYQFCHAKRFPEYNIELNKSISVDQRRYNASGMDQVAAIWTDGNDPQQRFSRSIII; encoded by the exons ATGGAAG TTCTTCCGGAATTGTCTCTGGtcgagcggcggagggcgaaAGACAGAGAAAGGTGGAGCAAAAGGTACCTTAATATGACGGATGATCAGAAGGCTAAGAAAAATGCCAACAAACGATCAACTAGGACTATCAGTTATTCTGATATTATGGCCAATGTTGCAGCCAACGAAG AAAGAATAGAGGGTACCTCTGTCACGCCATATGGTACCGGCACATCAGTAGTTGAGGATGAGATTACTCCAGAGGAGCTGAAAAGGGATTATGATAGGAGAAGGTATCTTGAAATGACAGATTTAGCAAAGCATGAGAAGATATTAAAAGCTAATGAATGCCAAAAGCAAAAAAACATACCCAATCAAG GTGAACATATTGATACACCTGTTGCTGGGACCTTACAATCTGCATTGACGCAACAACAGTCTGGTCGAATAACTAGGGCGCGCACTAGAAATATTGATCGAGAAGATCAGTTTGACTTTGGTTTATGGGAACCAGATGACCCGATGCATGGAGTTGAAG aACATGATTTAGATGTGCAGAACCCAGTGGATTATGGACCTGCTAATATAGAGGACGATGAGGCACGCGTATTCCATCACCATG ATTTCGAGTACGAGTATGTTGTGGATGCTGATATTGGATATAGATGTTCGGATTCATATGATGCAGTGTACAAGAATCTTCCTAAGAAACACCATGTTCTGAAAAAAGCAAAAAACTATCAATTCTGCCATGCAAAGAGGTTCCCAG AGTACAACATTGAACTTAATAAAAGCATATCTGTTGATCAGAGGAGATATAACGCCTCTGGGATGGATCAGGTCGCTGCTATATGGACGGACGGTAATGACCCTCAACAGAGGTTTTCTCGAAGCATAATAATATAG
- the LOC120678570 gene encoding uncharacterized protein LOC120678570, with protein sequence MLTEYFNVSRSNPTARQYLYRKFPEHFTWNKSKKFWKPRKVKRIQIGRLVYSNPAVGERYYLRIKLNHVRGATSYENLRTWQGAMYATFRQACEVMGLVESDKSLDDCLTESAQFRMPCLLRRLFATIMVFCECTNIQRLWDNHLNAMSEDFHRTCDNSSRIEQMVLRDISYHLTSMGKDIRHYGLPELHLTEEERSRDHYRELTEEQNLGFGEDHLKIVETLNAEQMVGYEEILDHVLKNKGQVFFVDGPGGTGKTYLESFAC encoded by the exons ATGCTTACAGAGTATTTTAACGTGAGTAGATCAAATCCTACAGCTCGCCAATATCTCTATAGAAAGTTTCCTGAGCACTTCACCTGGAACAAGTCAAAGAAGTTCTGGAAGCCTAGGAAGGTTAAAAGGATTCAGattggcaggttggtctattcAAATCCTGCCGTAGGTGAGAGGTACTACCTTCGAATCAAGTTGAACCATGTTAGAGGTGCAACCTCGTATGAGAATCTGAGAACATGGCAGGGTGCTATGTATGCGACATTTAGACAGGCATGTGAGGTTATGGGGCTTGTTGAATCAGACAAGTCACTTGATGACTGTCTCACAGAGTCGGCTCAATTTAGGATGCCTTGTTTGTTGCGGAGGCTTTTCGCCACTATAATGGTTTTTTGTGAGTGTACTAATATACAGCGTCTTTGGGACAACCATCTCAACGCTATGTCTGAGGATTTTCACCGTACATGTGACAACAGCTCGAGAATTGAACAGATGGTGCTTAGAGATATATCATATCATTTGACATCTATGGGTAAGGATATCAGGCACTACGGTTTGCCGGAGCTACACCTGACAG AGGAAGAGCGATCAAGGGATCATTATAGGGAACTTACTGAGGAGCAGAACCTTGGGTTTGGTGAGGATCATCTGAAGATTGTTGAGACACTTAATGCAGAACAAATGGTTGGTTATGAGGAAATTCTTGATCATGTTTTGAAGAACAAAGGACAGGTGTTCTTTGTAGATGGTCCAGGAGGCACCGGTAAAACTTATCTAGAAAGCTTTGCTTGCTAA